The genomic region GCTGCTACTAGGTATTGATTATTTAGGTAAGCCAAAACAAACATTCCAAGGGATGCAACAATTGAGATGCTAGTAGCTAGCCCATCCATATTATCTATAAAGTTAAGTGCATTAATTATCGCAACTACCCAAAATATTGTGGCTAATGAATTAAGTAATTGATTACCAAATATCTCAACGCCAGCTCCACTTAAGTAGAGCATAAATGAGGTAATTAACCCCACTGCGCTCTGAGATAGGAATCTAGGCCAGGGTGGTAGTTGGTAAACATCATCTATTAATCCAATAAATGCAATTGCTAGTGCTGGCAGTATTAGGCCTAAATACAATTGCTGTTTTAGATCTATTGAGAGTGAGGTAAAAAGTATTAAAAATGAACCAAGAGTAATTGGGGTAATTATTGCAAGGCCGCCTAGGTAGGCAACAGGGTTTGCCTGAAGCTTTCTACCACCTGGGTAATCTAATATTTTTAATTTTCTTGCAATACTTCTAAATACTGGAGTAATTACAAAAGCAGTTACAAAAACTACTATAAGTAGGATTGAGTACTGAATTAAATTAAATTTCATTAGCCTTTATATACTCTGCGACCTCTAAAATAATCTCATCTAAGCTCTTCTTTGGTTTCCAACCAATAGCTTTATATATCTTTGATATATCAGGGACCCTTCTGGCTGGCTCTTCAAAATCATCACCAAAAACATCGCTATGTTTCTTAAAAACTATCTGCGACTTAGAGTCAGTTAATTCAATAACTTTAGCTGCTAAATCTTTTATAGAGATCTCATTAGTTGATCCGATGTTATATGCCTGGCCGATGCTCTCTGAAGTACCCATTAAATCATCCAAAGCCACTACTACATCAGAGACCGCACAAAATGATCTACTTTGACTACCATCACCATAAACTAATAACGGTTGATTACTAATTGCAGCTTTTATGAATCTGGGTAGAACCATTCCATATGTGCCACTTTGCCCAGGGCCAACAGTATTAAATAATCTAGCAATTGTTACCTTGAAAGCCTCTTTCTTATTTAATTCAAATGCATAAAACTCATCAATTGCTTTCGCTTCTGAGTAGCTCCACCTTGCCACCTTTGGCGAACCCAATACTCGATCAGATTCTTCATTTAGAGGCATAATAGGATTTCTTCCATAAACCTCTGAACTGGAGGCTAATAAGCTCCTCACATTAAATTTTGATGCGGCATTTAATACTATTTCAGTTCCTTTAATATTTACTTCAAGAGATTTAAGAGGATCGTTGTTTATGCGCTCAACACCAAGGGATGCAGCTAAGTGATAACACTTAGTTACAGATTGCATAAGATCTTCGACTAGATTTTGATCTAAGATTGATCCATTAATTAACTCTACTAAATCACCCTTTAAAGCTCTATTTAAATTCAGCTCTTCAGATCCACTAAAATCATCTAAAACTAATACCTGCTCACTTTTTGATGTTAAGTACTCAATAAGGTCAGAGCCAATAAAACCGGCCCCACCGGTTATCAAGGTTTTCACAAAATAATTCTATTTGCTGCCTTGTTTAAATCCTACTCTTAGGCTTTTTATAGCCGAAAGGGCGGCCCCCTCAATTAGAGGGAACCGCCCTTTACAGGTTTAGAAGTTATTTATCTTTTTAGGATCAACTTCTGTAGTGCTTGGATCTGCTTGTTAATTGATGCGATTAACGCAACGATCGACTTCAGAACATCAGCATTTGTAACACCACCAGTTGAAGCGATTGAGTAAGGAATTGTAACTGACTTGTTGTATTGAGCGCTTGTTGAAGCAACAGCGATCTTTACAGCACCGTTATAATCACCTTCAGCACCAACATTTACTGTGTATGTGTATGTCCATACGCCAGTGCGTGATACTGTCTCTGTATCTGTAGTTGCAGGAGTTGTTACGGCTGTCATTCCTGGCATAGCTACTGAGTAGCCTGCTCCTGGAGTTGTTCCGTATGCAGTTGCGTTTCCACCAGAACCCTTAGCAGTGATTGTAAGAGTTGCTACGTCACCTTGCTTGTAACTTGCTTTATCAAGTGAAGCTGCGTATGTATAAACTGCAGCATCATCACAAGTAAGTGTTTCAGTGTTTGATGTGAGCTTCGCACCAGCAGCTGTGTATGCATAGACACTTATGGCCTTTGTGCCGTAGTCATAGCAGGTAAATGTTGCATAACCCTTGCCAGATACGTATGGGTTTGAACCCGCACCGTATGACTGACCAAAGTATGAAGCACCATCTGCTGTAACTTCTGCGAATCCACCAAGTGTGACTCCGCCAGCACCTGATGTAAGTGTGATGCTTGAGATATTTGATCCAAGAACGTCAGCATCTGAAGTACCAAGAGCTGATGTCAGGCGGTTGCCTGCAGCATCTTTAGCTTCGTATGTGAAGCGACCAGTACTGCCAGGTGCGCCGATACGGGATGCAGCGATTGTAATCGATGCTAGATCTCCAGCGAACTTAATCGCCTTTGTTGAAAGAAGGACACCGTTAACAGAGACTGTACAAGTAACTGTCGCAGCAACACCTGAAACAGGTTGCTGTACACGAATTGCACCACCAGTATTTGTTTCACCTGTGAAGCTTGATGTACTGTAGAAGTTGAACACGGTGCTATTAACGCGTGCTGCGTTATCGCATGAGATAACTAGCAAGTTTGTAGATCCACCGATTGCAATCTTGTATGCATCGTTTGCTTCGATTGCAATGTATGCAGATGCGTCATTTGCAAACAAAGTACGAACATCAAGTGATGTGTCCATGTTTGTTGCTGATTGGTCTGTAGTTGCAAGGAATGCAGTAGAAGTAGTAGCTGTATTTGTTTGACGTGCAATCCAGTTAGCTGCTGTATCGATGTATGAAGAGCTATCTGACACCTGTACATATGAGTTTGCTACAGATGCACCAGATGTACATGATGCCACACCTGTGATGTAGTAAGTCTCAAGTAGTGTTGTTGCAGCTGTTGATGTATACCAAGCAACTTGAATAGCACCGGCACCTGAAACGCTGAGTACTGGTACAACTGAACTGTCGCCGTCAGTAAGTGTCAAGGTAGTTTGTGTGGAATCAAACACCATGCCTGCTGTAGCAGCAGTTGCAGACCAGTTAGCTGGACCAGAAATTACAGCATAGCCTGTATCTGCATCTCCACCAGAAAGTGTGAACTGATAAGTACCACCAACACCGATTGTTGCTGGTGTTGCTACTGCGGTTGGAGTACCAGCTGCGCAGAGACGAGTTGTGTTCACACCTGCTGCTGCAGTTGTGTTTACGATTTCAGAAGCAGCGAGTGCATCAGCATTTGCTGCTGTTGCAGACAAAAGACCAAAGCCCATCGCTGATACTGCAACAAGCGCGATGCGCTTGCGTAGTGTCTTTGTAGACATTTTTTTCCTTTCGTTAGTCAGACTCAGGAATTTCCTGAATCTGGCTCGAAGATCTTTCGATCTTCTAATTCCGTCCTCCCCTGGCACACACGTGTAATGCCAATGAAGTGCGGAAATCTATTTATTCAGTGGGGGCTGGCCCACCATCTGTTTGCTCTAGTACTTGCAGCATTAGAGTCACAGTCTCAAGTTGTGCTACGGAAAGTTGCATGTGATCTGCGTACTCAGTAGCGGTAATACTCTTGGTATTAACTACTGGCTTTACAGCAGGAGCCTCTGGAGTTACAGGAGCTGCAACTACTGGTAGATCTTGGTTATTTGAAAGCTGGGATGAAGAGGTAGTAATAGAGGTATTAGGTTCATTACCAGTTAAGGAGTTAAGACCCAGGAATGCGGTTAGAACTAGAATAAAGGTGAGCGCGATCTTTGATGATTTACCGGCAAGCTCAGCTGCTTTCTTATAAGTGGTGGATAAAAGATCCAAAGCGGTTAGGCCGCGGGCCTCATCAATAACAAGCTCAGATAGAACCTTACGAAGTGAAGCTCTAGCACGAGAGACTGTGTGGCGAACTGCAGACTCTTTAATACCAAGCTCTTTAGCAATCTCAGCAGTTGAACGTCCTTCAACCTCCCACATAACTAGAGCAGCACGCTCTGCTGGGGAAAGTAAGGAAAGTGCTTGACGAATAATTGCAGCATCCTCCGCTGCAGATATTGCTAGTGAGTGGTCCCCTGATACCTGCCAGGTTGATTCAACCTCAGCTGAGGCATCATCTAGGGCAACAAGATTTGGCCTACGGTTTTCAGCACGGAATAGATCAATACATAGGTTTTCAATTGTGCGGTGAAGATAAGAAAGAGCATGATCATTACTTGATAATTCAGGAGCAGCTAGCATGAACTTAACTAGTGCTTCTTGGGTGATCTCTTCAGCCTTTGCCTTATCCTTAACAATCCGATTGGCATGGGCAATAAGCTCAGATCGGTTTTGTGTGTAGAAGGATGAAAATTGGGCAACGCTCCAGGAAGCAGGAGTTGAAGACTCAACTGCCTTGGATTTCTTGGCCTTAAATGCCATTTTGTTTTGCCCCTTGTTAACCGGTTTTGTCTTACAGAGTCAGCCGTCGCTGCCTCTATTCACCTCTACGCCTTAGGTGGGTGTTTGTAGTGAAGATAGGACAAATCGGACACTGTCCTTGATTAGTACCTTAACTATACCAAAGTGGGCCCTGTCGGGATCGAACCGACGACCCACAGATTAAAAGTCTGTTGCTCTACCGACTGAGCTAAAGGCCCCAGGTGTAAGACTATAAAAAACCTATTTTTAGGCCTAAGTCATAGGCTGCACCGAGTGAGCATCATATCGGAGTTTAGATGTGAGTATTGTGACCTCAACACTGCTCTGTAACTAAAAAATCTTACCTAAATGAAATTAATTTTGACTTCAGTAACCTGTAAGGTCTAAAAATTTTCCAGATAGTAGATTTTTGAATATGATCCCGCTCCACTAGTGCATGATCCCGCTCGGCCACTGCATGATCCCGCTCGGCCACTGCATGATCCCGCTCGGCCACTGCATGATCCCGCTCGGCCACTGCATGATCCCGCTCCACTAGTGCATGATCCCGCTCGGCCACTGCATGATCCCGCTCCACTAGTGCATGATCCCGCTCTACTAGTGCATGATCCCGCTCTACTAGTGCATGATCCCGCTCTACTAGTGCATGATCCCGCTCCACTAGTGCATGATCCCGCTCGGCCATAGCAATATCGCGCTGAACAATCAAAATGTCGTACTCGGGATTAAATTTAAAAATAAATTTGTAAAAATTTACTAAACTTGAAATGTCAATGTTCTTTAACGGATAGACCTCAGAGAAGGTATTGCTTAAAATTAATTCATTTAAAACTTTTACCGTTGGTCCGATTGTATTTCGAAATGCAAAGTCAACTCTTGCAAAAGGTTTCCCAGAATCTAAATTTTTTTCTAATATTTTTGTTGAGTGGAATTCCCAAAAATTATCCAACCCACTCTCACGATTTAACTCGAACAACATTTTCTCTTGCCAACCAACTACTTCGGGATATTCAGATAACATTAAATTTTCCCCATGTTCAACACGCAATAAAAGTCGTAATTTTGTCAAAAATGGCACGTGCGCTATCTGAAAAAATTTACTGTCGATAGATATCTCTATATCTTCACGGTATCCCTCCAAATAATGTGCTCCAGAAGCAAGAACATAAGGTGCACTTGCACGAAAAATTATTTTAGAAGGGAAAGTAAGATCAAAAAAATTAGCTTCATTATTTTTTATTTTCTCTTTCAAAATACTGATATTTGGATATGAAATTGATTGTGGCTCAGAAACATAAATGATATCCAAGAATTCTTCGTAGTGCTTAAGCTCAAAATTGTAATTAGAAATCCAATTTCTTATTTCATATCGCACAGATTGGATTTCAGATGGAACCCCTTCTAGGAAATCACAAATACTAAAATCTTCACTCTGAACCATAAATTCATCTGCATCAAAGGCATAGATCCAATCATAGTTCCGATTCTGCATAAGAAATCTAATGGCATGCACGGCAATTGCTTGATGAAATTTAAATTCTTCCTGATAAAAGATATGTATTCTGTTAGGCCAAAGTTTTTGAAGCAGAATTACTTCTTCTCTAAAATCTTGATTGCTATCGTGTACAAGTATACAAACCTCGGTGCAGCCATTCATCAATGCATGACTAACGGATATTGAAATCAAAGTACTCTCATTGCGGGCTAGAACGATCCCCAATATTTTTTGAATTTCGTCTCCCTTCGCTATCCATCATCGAGACCACGTTTTGCCATCATTACCGTTGATAGATAAGTAAATCAGAGGTGCCTGGAAGTATTCAACCGGACCTCTAGCCACTTTAAATGGGGAAGCTAGGTCAGTCAAACTATAAATTCAATATTAATGAGTTTAAATCGTCAATTTTGGTAAAAAGCACCCCTTTTCATAGGGTTAGATTTACCCATGCACTTAGACCATGTCTCATACGTAACTTCCCATGATCAACTAGCCGACACCGTTCAACGTCTTGGCGCGCGGCTTGGCAGCACATTTGTTGATGGCGGAATCCACCCACGTTTTGGCACACGTAACTTCACACTTCCATTACAAAATGGTCACTACCTATAAGTTGTCTGCCCACTTGATCATCCTTCTTCTGATTCAACTCCTTTTGGTAAAGCTGTCTCACAGCGTGCTGCAGAAGGTGGCGGATGGCTTACTTGGGTTGTTGCTGTTGATGATGTTTCAAAGATTGAAACGCGTTTAGGTCGTGCAGCAGTTGATGGTCACCGCACAAAGCCAGATGGAAAAGATTTAGCGTGGAAGCAAATAGGTGTTCTTGGAACTCTAGAAGATAAGCAACTCCCTTTCTTTATTGAATGGCTATCACTTGATCATCCATCAACAGATGGAAAGGCAATTGCAAAGATTGTTAAGGTTGAAATTTCTGGCGATGAATCACATATTGAAGAATGGCTTAGTTCAGAACTACGCGCAGCTATCGGCTCAGATCTTGAAGTGGAGTGGGTTGCTGAGTCTGCAAATGATGGAGATTCGGTAATTGTTGCGGTTCATTTGATGACACAAAGTGGTGTTGTAAGATTAGATTAATTCTTTGAGAGAAATTTGATAGATTTTTGAAGATTAAACCTAATTCATTCTAGATAAGTTTATTTTCAATTTTATGAGCCCAATCAGGTGGGTTATTCCAATCCAAATCATTTTTCGATTTAAATAAACCTTCGTCGTTCCTGCAGTTCTCTGGAAGTGATTAACAGGAAACTCTAACACTTTTATCTTTCTTGAATCTCGCCAAGCTTGAAATTCCCACCAAAACCCAAAATCTAAATTTGGTTTCTGATTCGCAAATTCTGCTATATCTGACTTGTAAGCAATCACCGATCCGGCAGAGGGATCAATTAAAGCTGGAAATCCTAGAGAACGATAGACGCCTTTAAAAAAACGAGAAAGGATTAACCTTAATTTGGAATCTTGCCTAGGTGCGCGGTAACCTACGATAACCAAATTTTCCTCTAACAGAGGCAAAAGTTTTATCAAATCTTCACAGTGGCTTTGTCCATCTCCATCTAGAAATATCAAAATTTCATTTCGTGCTTCATTAATTGCCCTACAAAGTGCCAATGAATACCCAAGCCTAGGACCGGGATTTGAGAGACGAATCCGCGAATCCCTTTCAATCATCTTGTTTACTACATTTCGTGTTTCATCAGAACTTCCATCCTCAGAAACGTAGATCTCAAATGCAATCACAGGATCAATTGCTCCAATTATTTCATTTAATGTTGACTCAATAACCATCTCTTCGTTATGCGCGGCTATTAATACACTTAAGGATTGCACTGCCCACCCTCTTCGACTTGCAAGACAAAACACCTGTTAATGAATAGTAGCAATTTTGTTAAGGGCAATCTATCATTCAAGAATGCTTAAGGCCCTCATCACCGGCGGTAATGGCTTTGTAGGCCGTCATTTACAGAGTTATTTGCGCAATACCGTAGGTGAAAAAGGTGAGTATACAATTTCAATTTTTGATCTTTCAATGGGTGATGATGTTAGAAATTTTGAAAGCATCAGAACTCGAATAGATCAATTTCAACCTGATTATATTTTTCATCTTGCAGCACAAGCCTATGTTCCCGAATCAACAATGAATCCTCGTCGGGGTTTTGAAACAAATCTTACCGGAACTCTGAACCTCTTGGAAGCAGTACGTCAGACTGGAATGCATTCTAGAATTTTAGTTAGTGGTACATCCGAAGAATATGGATACGATCGAGATGATTCAGAATTAACAGAAGAATCTGTTGCTAAACCAACCACTCCTTACGGAGTATCGAAATTAGCAGCGACAACACTTTGCTCAACCTATAGTCGAATTTATGGAATTAACATTGTAGTAACACGAGCATGGAATCATATTGGCCCTGGTGCAAGTCCAAGTTATGCCGTTTCTGCATTTGCAAAAAGAGTTGCTGAAGCCGAAAAATTTGGAACAATCATCAATCATGGAAATCTAGATGCTGTTCGAAACTATACGGATGTTCGAGACATAGTGCGGGCTTACAGGTTGGCTATAGATCTTGAAAGTGGTATTTATAATTTAGCGAGTCAAAATACGGTTTCAACTCGAGAAGTACTTTCACAACTAACCAATATGGCAGTTACACAAGTACAAACCAATGAGAACCCGCACTTGTTTAGACAAATGTCTAATAAATTTCCGAGACCGAACTATTCAAAATTTTCAAAATTAACCGGCTGGGAACCGAAATTTCAAATGAAAGAAACACTTCTAGACACGCTTGATTTCTGGCGGGACGCAGTCTAATGATAAATAAATGTAGAGCTTGTTCATCAACTGTATTAACAGAAATTGTAAATTTAGGTAATCAATATCTTTCAGATTTCAGAACCGACACAAGCAAACCAGAGAAATTTCCTTTAATTGTTTTACTTTGTTCAAATTGCAGCCTTGCTCAACTGTCTGAAACTGTTGCGCGCGAAAATATGTATCATGATGGTTATGGCTATCGATCCGGAGTAAATGAACAAATTCGCGCAAATTTAAAGATGCTTGTAGAGCAAGCTCTAAGTTTTGTAGCCACTCCAAAACGTTGGCTTGACATAGCCTGTAATGATGGCACCTTACTTAGTTTTGTACCAAAAACCACTTACAGGGTTGGAGTAGACCCGGTTAAAAAATTTAAAACTGAGTCCGTGCGCCATGCTGATTTAGTCATCGATGATTATTTTCCAAACGCTGAAATCTTAAGTCAAGATAAATTCGAAGTTATAACGTCAATCTCTATGTTTTATGATCTGGATGACCCTAATTCATTTGTTGATTCAATAAAAAAACTACTCGCAGAAAACGGAGTGTGGATTGTCCAGCAAAATTACTTAATGTCAATGTTGGAGAATAATTCATTCGATAATATATGTCATGAACACATTGAGTATTATTCATGCACAGCAATGCAAAAACTATTAGATGCTCATGATTTAGAAATTAACAAAGTGATGACGGACTCAATAAATGGTGGAAGCATTATCACAATTATTTCCCACAAGAATTTCAGAGACGTAGACTCATCTTTATTGAAGGTTATTCAAAAAGAAAGCGAATTTGGGGTGAAAGAGCCTAAGTCCTATGATGAGTTTAACTCTGCTATAGAAACTGTAACCGCTAAACTAGTCTCAACATTGCACAACTTAAAGTCCAGAGGAAAAAAAATAGCAATTTATGGTGCTTCAACAAGAGGTGCGGTGATATGGCAAAATGCAAACTTAGGTCCCGACATTATTGAGTATGCAATTGAGAGACAAAAAGAGAAGTTTGGAAAATATTTTTCAGCGATCGGGGTCAGAATTATCTCCGAAGAAGAAATGAGAATTACACCCCCGGATTATTTGCTGATTGGACCATGGTTTCTTAAGGAAAGTTTTATGCACCGCGAATCAGAGTATTTAATGAATGGTGGCAAAATGATATTTCCTTTGCCAAATGTAGAAGTTATTGAACACTTGAAATAAAAAAATGTAAACTTCACGAATTCCAAGCAGTGTGGAATTCGGAAAATTGCAAATGAATTGTTGTTTATGAGTATTAGGAGCTAGTTCCTAATTCATTTACTCTAATTCTATTACTAGAATTAGAGAATTGTGTAACTTACATTTTTTGTAAATTGCTTTAGCATGAAGTTCACGGGTTTAAGTGTAGTTTCTCTATTCTCCCCAAGTAGCACTAAGATTATCTCCTGCCACATTTTCAATTCTATTTCAAAGCTAAGCCGTAGCCCAAACTAGCCTGTATTAAGCGTTTTTGCAGCGTTTATTGTTCAAATTGTATAATTTCAAATAAATCCACAAAGCATTGAGTACAATTTACCTATGCAAACTGTCATTTTTGCCGGTGGCTTGGGAACAAGACTGCGGGAAGAAACTGAATACAAACCTAAACCGATGATTCGCATCGGAGGTTATCCAATAATTTGGCACATTATGAAGAGGTATGCGAAGTTTGGCCACAAAGACTTTATTGCGTGCTTAGGTTACAGGGGAGATGCTATCCGAGAGTATTTTTTGAATTTTCATGAAATGAGTAATGATTGCACAATTACTCTAGGCAAGGATTCGAAAATTGATGTCCACGAAAGTACTGGTGATCTTAACTGGAATATTACCTTGGCGGAAACTGGCGAGAACACCTTAACTGGCGGTCGTCTTCTTAAAGTCAAGAAATACATTTCAGGGAAAACTTTTATGTGCACTTATGGAGATGGATTGGCAGATGTGGACATTACGAAGTTATTGGATTTTCATAAATCACATGGCAAAATAGCAACCTTAACGGCAGTTAAACCAATGTCTCGCTTTGGGGTTCTAGAAACGAATGACAATGGAACTATCTCTAGTTTTAAAGAGAAACCGCAAGTGGAAGATTGGGTGAATTCGGGTTTCTTTGTTTTCAATATGGATGTTTTCAACATCTTAAGTGAAAATTGTGCCTTAGAAACTGAACCATTAAATAAATTAGTTGAATTAGGTGAACTCATGGCATTTAAGCACCATGGTTTTTTTCAGGCTATGGATACTTATCGTGAAATGCAATTACTCAATGGTTTATGGGACTCAGGAAACATCCCATGGGAAAAATAACTTCTAACTTACCTTGAGGTGCGATTAACATGAATAAACGCGGAGAAACCAATTGCAGAGCTTGTGATCGTGAGCTAGGTCCTACAATTCTAAATTTGGGGCATCAACCGCTTTCTAATGAGTTAATT from Candidatus Nanopelagicus abundans harbors:
- a CDS encoding glycosyltransferase family 2 protein yields the protein MGIVLARNESTLISISVSHALMNGCTEVCILVHDSNQDFREEVILLQKLWPNRIHIFYQEEFKFHQAIAVHAIRFLMQNRNYDWIYAFDADEFMVQSEDFSICDFLEGVPSEIQSVRYEIRNWISNYNFELKHYEEFLDIIYVSEPQSISYPNISILKEKIKNNEANFFDLTFPSKIIFRASAPYVLASGAHYLEGYREDIEISIDSKFFQIAHVPFLTKLRLLLRVEHGENLMLSEYPEVVGWQEKMLFELNRESGLDNFWEFHSTKILEKNLDSGKPFARVDFAFRNTIGPTVKVLNELILSNTFSEVYPLKNIDISSLVNFYKFIFKFNPEYDILIVQRDIAMAERDHALVERDHALVERDHALVERDHALVERDHALVERDHAVAERDHALVERDHAVAERDHAVAERDHAVAERDHAVAERDHALVERDHIQKSTIWKIFRPYRLLKSKLISFR
- a CDS encoding glycosyltransferase family 2 protein, which encodes MFCLASRRGWAVQSLSVLIAAHNEEMVIESTLNEIIGAIDPVIAFEIYVSEDGSSDETRNVVNKMIERDSRIRLSNPGPRLGYSLALCRAINEARNEILIFLDGDGQSHCEDLIKLLPLLEENLVIVGYRAPRQDSKLRLILSRFFKGVYRSLGFPALIDPSAGSVIAYKSDIAEFANQKPNLDFGFWWEFQAWRDSRKIKVLEFPVNHFQRTAGTTKVYLNRKMIWIGITHLIGLIKLKINLSRMN
- a CDS encoding GDP-mannose 4,6-dehydratase is translated as MLKALITGGNGFVGRHLQSYLRNTVGEKGEYTISIFDLSMGDDVRNFESIRTRIDQFQPDYIFHLAAQAYVPESTMNPRRGFETNLTGTLNLLEAVRQTGMHSRILVSGTSEEYGYDRDDSELTEESVAKPTTPYGVSKLAATTLCSTYSRIYGINIVVTRAWNHIGPGASPSYAVSAFAKRVAEAEKFGTIINHGNLDAVRNYTDVRDIVRAYRLAIDLESGIYNLASQNTVSTREVLSQLTNMAVTQVQTNENPHLFRQMSNKFPRPNYSKFSKLTGWEPKFQMKETLLDTLDFWRDAV
- a CDS encoding class I SAM-dependent methyltransferase, whose amino-acid sequence is MINKCRACSSTVLTEIVNLGNQYLSDFRTDTSKPEKFPLIVLLCSNCSLAQLSETVARENMYHDGYGYRSGVNEQIRANLKMLVEQALSFVATPKRWLDIACNDGTLLSFVPKTTYRVGVDPVKKFKTESVRHADLVIDDYFPNAEILSQDKFEVITSISMFYDLDDPNSFVDSIKKLLAENGVWIVQQNYLMSMLENNSFDNICHEHIEYYSCTAMQKLLDAHDLEINKVMTDSINGGSIITIISHKNFRDVDSSLLKVIQKESEFGVKEPKSYDEFNSAIETVTAKLVSTLHNLKSRGKKIAIYGASTRGAVIWQNANLGPDIIEYAIERQKEKFGKYFSAIGVRIISEEEMRITPPDYLLIGPWFLKESFMHRESEYLMNGGKMIFPLPNVEVIEHLK
- a CDS encoding glycosyltransferase family 4 protein, producing the protein MKFNLIQYSILLIVVFVTAFVITPVFRSIARKLKILDYPGGRKLQANPVAYLGGLAIITPITLGSFLILFTSLSIDLKQQLYLGLILPALAIAFIGLIDDVYQLPPWPRFLSQSAVGLITSFMLYLSGAGVEIFGNQLLNSLATIFWVVAIINALNFIDNMDGLATSISIVASLGMFVLAYLNNQYLVAALSLAIFASCLGFLFWNKRPASIYLGDAGALYLGFLLAAISIRIDLDNDSAPIRALVLILILAIPVIDTTQVVVSRIIKGKSPFQGGRDHISHLLLNRGLSQRVVLFILTTFAVLFAGVAIILAEVI
- a CDS encoding RNA polymerase sigma factor; translation: MAFKAKKSKAVESSTPASWSVAQFSSFYTQNRSELIAHANRIVKDKAKAEEITQEALVKFMLAAPELSSNDHALSYLHRTIENLCIDLFRAENRRPNLVALDDASAEVESTWQVSGDHSLAISAAEDAAIIRQALSLLSPAERAALVMWEVEGRSTAEIAKELGIKESAVRHTVSRARASLRKVLSELVIDEARGLTALDLLSTTYKKAAELAGKSSKIALTFILVLTAFLGLNSLTGNEPNTSITTSSSQLSNNQDLPVVAAPVTPEAPAVKPVVNTKSITATEYADHMQLSVAQLETVTLMLQVLEQTDGGPAPTE
- the rfbF gene encoding glucose-1-phosphate cytidylyltransferase, with the protein product MQTVIFAGGLGTRLREETEYKPKPMIRIGGYPIIWHIMKRYAKFGHKDFIACLGYRGDAIREYFLNFHEMSNDCTITLGKDSKIDVHESTGDLNWNITLAETGENTLTGGRLLKVKKYISGKTFMCTYGDGLADVDITKLLDFHKSHGKIATLTAVKPMSRFGVLETNDNGTISSFKEKPQVEDWVNSGFFVFNMDVFNILSENCALETEPLNKLVELGELMAFKHHGFFQAMDTYREMQLLNGLWDSGNIPWEK
- a CDS encoding GDP-mannose 4,6-dehydratase; the encoded protein is MKTLITGGAGFIGSDLIEYLTSKSEQVLVLDDFSGSEELNLNRALKGDLVELINGSILDQNLVEDLMQSVTKCYHLAASLGVERINNDPLKSLEVNIKGTEIVLNAASKFNVRSLLASSSEVYGRNPIMPLNEESDRVLGSPKVARWSYSEAKAIDEFYAFELNKKEAFKVTIARLFNTVGPGQSGTYGMVLPRFIKAAISNQPLLVYGDGSQSRSFCAVSDVVVALDDLMGTSESIGQAYNIGSTNEISIKDLAAKVIELTDSKSQIVFKKHSDVFGDDFEEPARRVPDISKIYKAIGWKPKKSLDEIILEVAEYIKANEI